A section of the Paenibacillus aurantius genome encodes:
- a CDS encoding bifunctional metallophosphatase/5'-nucleotidase — translation MKQVQKLVILHTNDIHSHFEAMPRIATVMRKLRREHAGAGLVTVDGGDHMDRMRQETEASLGKANVAVMNEAGYDLAVPGNNEGLTLSKNDLEKAYSGARFEIIGSNLYESGTGRIPSWLKPYSILDRGGVRIGFIGVTAYFPAFYNLLGWDIQEPFGSIRHWLKEVRERADVVVLISHLGIAHDRRIAEEISGIDVILGAHTHHLLEEPLRIGGTAILAAGKWGQYVGCVEMEYDREAGALVKVEGRVYPTEGEAEEPGTVRTIDGYESSSRTVLQEPAAVLNRPLPIHWHEESELGNLLAAGLRSWVGAEIGLVNAGQLLEGLPKGTVTRGELHRICPSPINPCSVNLKGSDLLTALEESLLPEFTEKPIMGFGFRGKVLGALCVDGLQVDYDPDGEPYRKIRSVLVNGEPLDPARLYRTGMIDMFTFRVGYPTLAEGTEVRYFLPEFLRDLLAGLLLDEEALARAVPRRWRPSSSGKEA, via the coding sequence ATGAAGCAGGTGCAAAAGCTGGTCATTCTTCACACGAATGACATCCACAGCCACTTCGAAGCCATGCCCCGGATTGCAACGGTTATGCGAAAGCTGAGAAGGGAGCATGCCGGGGCCGGCTTGGTGACGGTGGACGGCGGCGACCATATGGACCGGATGCGGCAGGAGACCGAGGCAAGCCTGGGTAAAGCGAATGTCGCCGTAATGAACGAGGCCGGCTACGATTTGGCGGTGCCGGGCAACAACGAGGGGCTCACCCTTTCCAAGAATGACCTGGAAAAGGCTTATAGCGGAGCGCGGTTCGAAATCATCGGCAGCAATCTGTACGAGAGCGGAACGGGCCGGATTCCCTCTTGGCTTAAGCCGTATTCCATCCTAGACCGCGGAGGGGTCCGGATCGGCTTTATCGGCGTTACGGCTTACTTTCCGGCCTTTTACAATCTTCTCGGATGGGATATTCAGGAGCCGTTCGGATCGATCAGGCATTGGCTGAAGGAAGTACGGGAGCGGGCCGATGTCGTTGTGCTGATCTCTCATCTCGGAATCGCCCATGACCGCCGGATCGCCGAGGAAATAAGCGGAATCGATGTCATCCTCGGAGCCCATACCCATCATCTTCTGGAAGAGCCCTTGAGAATCGGGGGAACGGCCATTTTGGCGGCAGGAAAGTGGGGACAGTATGTCGGCTGCGTCGAGATGGAGTATGACCGGGAGGCCGGCGCCCTTGTCAAGGTGGAGGGACGAGTCTACCCGACGGAGGGAGAAGCGGAGGAGCCGGGGACGGTTCGAACCATCGACGGCTACGAAAGCTCCAGCCGGACGGTTCTGCAGGAGCCGGCCGCTGTGCTGAATCGGCCCCTTCCGATCCACTGGCACGAAGAATCCGAGCTCGGCAACCTGCTCGCAGCCGGACTGAGAAGCTGGGTAGGAGCCGAAATCGGGCTCGTCAATGCGGGACAGCTTCTGGAAGGCCTCCCCAAGGGGACCGTCACGAGAGGAGAGCTTCACCGGATCTGCCCTTCGCCCATTAACCCCTGCTCGGTAAACCTGAAAGGCTCCGATCTGCTGACTGCACTCGAGGAGTCCCTGCTGCCGGAATTCACGGAGAAGCCGATCATGGGCTTTGGCTTCCGGGGGAAGGTTCTCGGGGCCTTATGCGTGGACGGGCTGCAGGTGGATTATGACCCCGATGGAGAGCCCTATCGCAAGATCCGGTCGGTTCTCGTCAACGGAGAGCCGCTTGACCCCGCCCGCCTGTACCGGACAGGCATGATCGACATGTTTACCTTCCGGGTCGGTTACCCGACGCTCGCGGAAGGAACGGAGGTGCGCTACTTCCTCCCGGAATTTCTTCGCGACCTTCTGGCCGGCCTCCTCTTGGACGAAGAGGCGCTGGCCCGTGCCGTTCCCAGGAGATGGCGGCCATCGTCCTCCGGCAAAGAAGCCTGA
- a CDS encoding molybdopterin-dependent oxidoreductase — protein sequence MTIVVSEEERRESKTLEELKEEAPDHVELAERVPGKEGRGFDLTAWYQAWTSRSDGQELPTHLEVEAADEFRAVIPWRELGSAVLVYEQNGEPLRRGGPLRLYVPEGSSDCLHVKSVVKLSFLHTQKEAKDKARFGFANRVSPESMLKR from the coding sequence ATGACGATTGTGGTTTCGGAAGAGGAACGCCGGGAATCCAAGACGCTGGAAGAACTGAAGGAAGAGGCCCCGGATCATGTGGAGCTGGCGGAAAGGGTCCCCGGCAAGGAAGGCCGAGGCTTCGATCTTACCGCCTGGTATCAGGCATGGACGAGCCGTTCGGACGGGCAGGAGCTGCCTACCCATCTGGAGGTGGAGGCGGCGGATGAATTCCGTGCGGTCATTCCCTGGCGGGAGCTGGGTTCCGCCGTTCTCGTCTATGAGCAGAACGGGGAGCCGCTTAGAAGGGGAGGCCCTTTGAGGCTCTATGTCCCGGAAGGGAGCAGCGACTGCCTTCATGTGAAAAGCGTCGTGAAGCTTTCCTTTCTTCATACCCAGAAGGAAGCGAAGGACAAGGCCCGGTTCGGCTTTGCCAACCGCGTATCGCCCGAATCCATGCTTAAACGTTAA
- a CDS encoding molybdenum cofactor biosynthesis protein: MKLTIQLFAGLAERLGSPNLTVDIPDGPVTADGLKQLIARDYPESAQAVLQSFVARNQAYAPGDTALSEEDELALIPPVSGGQSDGPSAETEEPLFVVHSSPISVEAVTAKVIHPHHGAALTFVGTTREFTHGKRTIRLEYDAYVPMALSMLERIGIELDERWPGTRCAITHRIGPVDLAEASVVIAVSSPHREACYEASRYAIERLKQIVPIWKKEIWEDGSEWKGHQQGPWNPIAGLADAPEEGRDRS; encoded by the coding sequence ATGAAACTGACGATCCAGCTATTTGCCGGGTTAGCCGAGCGGCTCGGCAGTCCGAATCTTACCGTCGATATCCCCGATGGGCCGGTCACGGCCGACGGGCTTAAGCAGTTAATTGCACGGGATTACCCCGAATCCGCCCAAGCCGTCCTGCAGTCTTTCGTCGCGCGCAACCAGGCGTATGCTCCGGGAGATACCGCACTTTCCGAAGAGGACGAACTGGCCCTGATTCCACCGGTATCGGGCGGTCAATCCGACGGCCCTTCGGCCGAAACCGAAGAGCCTCTCTTTGTTGTGCATTCCAGCCCGATTTCCGTAGAAGCCGTCACGGCAAAAGTGATTCATCCCCATCACGGAGCCGCCTTGACGTTCGTCGGCACTACCCGCGAATTCACTCACGGCAAGCGGACGATCCGCCTCGAATATGATGCCTATGTTCCGATGGCCTTATCTATGCTTGAACGGATCGGAATCGAGCTTGACGAACGCTGGCCGGGCACCCGCTGTGCCATTACCCACCGCATCGGTCCGGTGGATCTCGCGGAGGCCAGCGTGGTCATCGCCGTATCCTCCCCTCACCGGGAAGCCTGCTACGAAGCAAGCCGTTATGCCATCGAGCGCCTCAAGCAGATCGTTCCGATCTGGAAGAAAGAAATATGGGAGGACGGCTCGGAATGGAAGGGCCACCAGCAGGGACCCTGGAACCCGATAGCCGGCCTTGCGGACGCTCCTGAGGAAGGAAGGGATAGATCATGA
- a CDS encoding ThiF family adenylyltransferase: MSQRAEDLGIDPRYSRQLLFGPIGREGQLKLSRSRVAIVGMGALGSVLANHMVRAGAGFVRLIDRDFVEPSNLQRQMLYEEEDAWNSAPKAVAAAERLRRVNSLVEIEPHVTDLNPSNAEKLLADVDLVLDGSDNFSVRFLINDVCLKHDIPWVYGGAVSSRGTALAILPRDTPCLRCIFGQAPEQGTAETCDTAGVIGPIIHVVASFQAAEALKILVGDRQRVNRKMLHFDLWHNQMGGVDMAEARKPDCPACGENRYDYLETQIEGDTIQSMCGRDSVQIFPVSPRQLSLTEWEERWSPVGRVERTPFLLKLHLDEDRRLVLFPDGRVIVQGTEDVNTAKSLYSRFIGM; this comes from the coding sequence ATGAGTCAGCGAGCCGAAGACCTGGGGATCGATCCCCGCTATTCCCGGCAGCTGCTCTTCGGTCCGATCGGACGGGAGGGCCAGCTTAAGTTAAGCCGTTCGCGCGTAGCCATTGTGGGAATGGGAGCCCTCGGCTCGGTTCTCGCCAATCATATGGTTCGCGCCGGGGCCGGGTTCGTGCGGCTCATCGACCGTGACTTCGTGGAGCCGAGCAATTTGCAGAGGCAGATGCTTTACGAAGAAGAGGATGCGTGGAACTCCGCTCCGAAGGCGGTTGCCGCGGCGGAACGGCTCCGAAGGGTCAATTCCCTCGTTGAAATCGAACCCCATGTGACGGATCTTAACCCGTCCAATGCGGAAAAGCTGCTTGCCGACGTCGATCTCGTTCTGGACGGAAGCGATAACTTCTCCGTCCGCTTCCTTATCAATGATGTTTGCTTGAAGCACGACATTCCCTGGGTGTACGGAGGAGCCGTCAGTTCACGCGGAACGGCACTCGCCATTCTACCCCGGGACACGCCCTGCCTCCGCTGCATCTTCGGTCAGGCTCCGGAGCAGGGAACGGCCGAGACCTGCGACACCGCCGGGGTCATCGGCCCGATCATCCACGTCGTCGCTTCCTTTCAAGCGGCGGAGGCCCTTAAGATTCTCGTGGGTGACCGGCAGCGCGTAAACCGCAAAATGCTCCATTTTGACCTGTGGCACAACCAAATGGGGGGGGTCGATATGGCCGAGGCCCGTAAGCCCGACTGTCCCGCTTGCGGAGAAAACCGCTACGATTACTTGGAAACGCAGATCGAAGGGGATACGATTCAATCCATGTGCGGACGGGATTCGGTCCAGATCTTTCCGGTCTCCCCACGACAGCTCAGCCTTACCGAATGGGAGGAACGCTGGTCGCCGGTAGGAAGAGTCGAGCGGACCCCCTTTCTGCTCAAGCTCCATCTGGACGAAGACCGGAGATTAGTGCTCTTTCCCGACGGACGGGTCATCGTTCAGGGCACGGAAGACGTTAACACCGCCAAAAGCCTGTACAGCCGCTTTATCGGGATGTAA
- a CDS encoding HD-GYP domain-containing protein gives MRVHVMDLQAGDELEKDVYNDYGLLILSKGTVLDAAAIAKLLHHNIGYVATLSGSPLPSGSVPAIANEETNRLFETAYEAVKGLFAQALEKGVVDEAVIEEAYAPLARNINCQTDVVSLLLTLNQKDEYTYQHCVQVGMISYFLAKWSGRSEADAAMAGKAGYLHDIGKSRIPDSILNKPGKLTEEEFAEIKLHPVYGHEILIRSLDSSLPAVAALQHHERLDGSGYPSGLRGDAIHPISKIVAIADIYSAMISSRVYQKERDLLHVLKELHRLSFSELDPILTHLFIQKMLPNLIGKQVVLDSGMTGNIVMTNPTDYFRPLIRVQNEFIDLSQQITVQIEKIYA, from the coding sequence TTGAGAGTTCATGTCATGGATCTGCAGGCTGGAGACGAGCTGGAGAAAGATGTATACAATGATTACGGGTTGTTGATTCTGTCCAAAGGCACGGTACTGGATGCGGCCGCGATCGCCAAGCTTCTTCATCATAACATTGGTTATGTGGCCACCTTATCCGGAAGCCCGTTACCCTCCGGTTCCGTCCCGGCTATCGCGAATGAGGAAACGAACCGTCTTTTTGAAACCGCCTATGAAGCCGTCAAGGGATTATTCGCCCAGGCTTTGGAGAAAGGCGTGGTGGACGAAGCGGTCATCGAGGAAGCCTATGCTCCCCTGGCCCGTAACATCAACTGCCAAACCGATGTCGTTTCCCTGCTGCTCACCCTCAACCAGAAGGATGAGTATACCTACCAGCATTGCGTGCAGGTCGGCATGATTTCCTATTTTCTAGCCAAATGGTCCGGAAGGTCCGAGGCGGATGCCGCCATGGCCGGCAAAGCGGGGTACCTTCACGATATCGGCAAGAGCCGGATTCCCGATTCCATTCTGAACAAGCCCGGCAAACTGACCGAGGAGGAGTTCGCGGAAATCAAGCTTCATCCTGTATACGGACATGAAATCTTGATCCGCTCTCTGGACTCTTCCCTCCCGGCGGTTGCCGCGCTTCAGCACCATGAACGCCTGGATGGGAGCGGATACCCGTCGGGTCTTCGGGGGGACGCCATTCATCCCATTTCCAAAATCGTAGCCATCGCCGATATTTACAGCGCCATGATTTCCTCCAGGGTATACCAGAAGGAACGGGACCTGCTTCATGTTCTCAAGGAGCTTCACCGGCTGAGCTTTTCGGAGCTCGATCCCATCCTGACTCATCTCTTCATTCAGAAAATGCTGCCCAATCTGATCGGCAAGCAGGTCGTTCTGGACAGCGGAATGACCGGGAACATCGTCATGACGAACCCGACCGATTACTTCCGCCCGTTGATTCGGGTTCAGAACGAATTCATCGACCTCAGCCAGCAGATTACGGTCCAGATTGAGAAAATCTACGCGTAA